A window of Streptomyces profundus genomic DNA:
CAGCGCTCGGCACTGGCCCCGGGCAGCGCCGCACCGCCCGAGCGCAACGCATCCCAGACGGCGAGCGGGCCCGACTCGGCCAGCCAACGCCCCACCAGCGGATCACCTGGCTCCGCGACCCGGGCCAGAGCGGCCCGCGCCAGCCGTTCGGGCGGGGGGATCACGACAGACTCCCCGCGAGGCCCGAGCCGCGCCGCACGCCCGTCCGCAGCTCCAGGGCCGCGTCCACATCGAGGGCGGAGGGGCGGTCGTGTTCGGCGAGATCGGCCACCGTCCACGCGACCCGCAGCACCCGGTCGAGCCCTCGGGCCGTGAGCAGCCCGCGATCCATGTCCCGCTCGGCCCTGTCCAGCGCTCCGGGCGATGGCGCCCACCGGGTGCGCAGCTCGTGGCCCGGAACCTCGCTGTTGGTGCGCCAGGGGGTGTCGGCGAACCGAGCCGCCGCGCGCGCCCGCGCGGCGAGCACCCGCCCCGCGACCCGCGCCGTCGACTCGCCGCCGCAGGCCGGGGCGATCAGCTCGGCCCGGCTCACCGGCTCCACCGGGACGCGCAGATCCACCCGGTCGAGCAGCGGCCCCGAGAGCCTGGCCCGATACCGGCGCACCGTGCTGGGCAGGCATTCGCAGTCCCCCAGCGGAGAGCCATGGCGCCCGCAGGGGCAGGGGTTGGTGGCCATGACCAGCAGCACCCTGGCCGGCATCCGCACCACGCCCGCCGCGCGCGCCACCACCACACAGCCCGACTCCAGGGGTTGGCGCAGCGCGTCCAGCGCCTGGCTGCTCATCTCGGCGGCCTCGTCCAGGAAGAGCACGCCGTGGTGGGCCAGCGAGATCGCGCCGGGACGGGGCACTCCGCTGCCGCCGCCGACCAGGGCGGGCATGGAGGCGGAGTGGTGGGGGGAGCAGTAGGGCGGCCGATCGATCAGGGGCCGGCCCGTCGGCAGCGAGCCGCTCACCGAATGCACCGCGCTGACCTCAAGCGACTCCTGCCTGGTCAGCGGCGGCAACAGCCCGGGGAGCCGCTCGGCCAGCATCGTCTTCCCCGCGCCTGGGGCGCCCTTGAGCAGCAGATGGTGCCGGCCGGCGGCGGCGACCTCCAGCGCCTTGCGGGCCAGCGACTGGCCGGAGACCTCCGCCAGATCCGGCGTGCGGCCGTCGGGGAGCGGGCTGAAGAGATCGCCGGCCGGCGGCTGGCCCCAGCCGGAGCCCAGCGGGAGCCGGGAGCCGGCCGGCTCCTCCTCCACCGGCTCATCGGGCACCGGCTCGTCGGAGAGCAGCGCGATCAACTGCCGCAGGCTGCGCACCCCGAGCACCGCCACCTCGGGCACCAGCGCGGCCTCGGCCACCGTCTGCTCCGGCACCACCACCTGGCGATAGCCGGCCCCGGCCGCCGTGAGCACGGCGGGGAGCACCCCGCGCACCGGGCGCACCCGCCCGTCCAGGCCCAGCTCGCCGATCATCATCACATCGGCGATCGACCGGGGATCGATCCGCTCGGCGGCGGCCAACACGGCGCAGGCGACGGCGAGATCGAACCCGCTGCCGCACTTGGGGACGGCGGCCGGACTCAGGCCCACCGTGAGCTTCTTCTGCGGCCAGGCCGTGCCGGAGTTGACCACGGCGGCCCGCACCCGGTCCCGGCTCTCGCTGAGCGACTTGTCAGCGAGCCCCACCAGGGAGAACGCCGCCACGCCCGGCTCCAGATCGGCCTGTACCTCGACCACGACGCCCTCCACCCCGACCAGGGCGACGGCACAGGTGCGTGCGAAGGCCATCACGCCACCCCCCTGACATGCTCCACCCGCGCGGCGCCGCGCTCGGGCAGCAGCACCCCGATCAGGTCGATCCGGACGCCGCCGGGCGGCGGCGCCGGGTGTGCCGCGAGCCAGCGCTCGCAGAGCCACCGCTGCGCCAGCGCGCGCAGCCGCCGTGCCTGGGAGGGCGAGAGCCCCGCCATCGGATGTTGGAACCCGCGGGCCCTGCGCGTCTTCACCTCGCAGACCACCAGCGCGGGACCGGCCGACCGATCCGCCGCCACGATGTCGATCTCCCCGGCGCTACAGCGCCAGTTCCTCTCAAGGACGGTCATTCCCGACCGTCGCAGCCGCCGCACGGCGAGATCCTCGCCGAAGCGGCCCAGCGCACCTCGCTGATTCATGCCGCATCACCTCCGTCACACACTGTGACGGCTCTGCGGAAAAGATGTGGATCTTGGTGGATAAGTCAGTCGTTGTGGAAAACTCCGCCACACCTTTGAGTGATCGTGCGGCTCGAACACGGCGTCACCCGTGCCGTTCGACGGCCGGCGTCAGACCCTCATCGGCGGCCGTTCCCCGCCTCCCGACGGGCTGTCGCCCGGGCCTGCGGCGGTCCCGTACACTTCTCGTGGCGATCCGGGCACCCGGATCGACCTCGCACGCCCCGCCGCCGGGGCGCTCCGGCTCCCGCCGGGGCGTAGGCGGCAGCGCGTCTCGGTCCGTGGCGGTCATAAGACAGGTCGACCCCCGGCACTGCGCGTCGGGGCGTCAGGAGCGCCGGCCCCCCGGTCGGCGCTGACAACCGAGTCTGCACAAGGAGAACGGCCATGGCCGTCGTCACGATGCGGGAGCTGCTTGAGAGCGGCGTCCACTTCGGGCACCAGACCCGCCGCTGGAACCCGAAGATGAAGCGTTTCATCTTCACCGAGCGCAACGGCATCTACATCATCGACCTGCTCCAGTCGCTGTCGTACATCGACCGCGCCTACGAGTTCGTCAAGGAGACCGTCGCGCACGGCGGTACCGTCATGTTCGTCGGTACCAAGAAGCAGGCCCAGCAGGCCATCGCCGAGCAGGCGACCCGCGTGGGCATGCCCTATGTGAACCAGCGCTGGCTGGGCGGCATGCTCACCAACTTCTCGACGGTGCACAAGCGGCTGCAGCGCCTCAAGGAGCTGGAGCAGATCGACTTCGAGGATGTGGCCGCCTCCGGCCTCACCAAGAAGGAGCTCCTCGTCCTCTCCCGCGAGAAGGCCAAGCTGGAGAAGACCCTGGGCGGCATCCGCGAGATGCAGAAGGTGCCGAGCGCCGTCTGGATCGTGGACACCAAGAAGGAGCACATCGCCGTTGGCGAGGCTCGCAAGCTGAACATCCCGGTGGTCGCGATCCTCGACACCAACTGCGACCCGGACGAGGTCGACTACAAGATCCCGGGCAACGACGACGCGATCCGTTCGGTCACCCTGCTCACGCGGGTCATCGCCGACGGCGTCGCCGAGGGTCTGATCGCCCGCTCGGGTGCCTCGCAGGCCAAGGACGGCGAGAAGCCGGCCGGCGAGCCGCTGCCCGAGTGGGAGCGCGAGCTGCTCACCGGCGCCGAGGAGAAGGCCGAGGAGAAGCCTGCTGAGGCGCCGGCCGAGGCTTCCGCCGAGGCCGAGGCCCCCGCTGCGGAGGCCGCTCCCGCCGTGGCCGAGCCCGTCGCCGAGGCGGCGCCCGCCGCCGAGGGTGAGCCGGCCGCCGAGGCGCAGCCCGCCGGCGAGTCCGCCTGACGAGTCCGGCGCGCCGAGGGCCCCTGGCGGGCCCGTGGCACGACAGCTGAAGAGCATGAGGCGGTGCGGGGAGTCAGATCGGCCCCCGCACCGCCGTCTCCGGTCGGTGCGGCGACTGCACGCCGAGCGACCCCAACGACGAGATCCGGGAAGAGAATCACGTAACCATGGCGAACTTCACCGCCGCCGACGTCAAGAAGCTCCGTGAGCTTTCCGGCGCCGGCATGATGGACTGCAAGAAGGCGCTGGACGAGGCCGAGGGCGACGTCACCAAGGCCGTGGAGATCCTGCGCGTCAAGGGCCAGAAGGGCGTGGCCAAGCGCGAGAGCCGCACGGCGGAGAACGGCGCCGTCGTCGTCGTTCTCGCCGACGACAACGCCTCGGGCGTGCTGGTCGAGCTGAAGTGCGAGACGGACTTCGTCGCCAAGGGCGACAAGTTCCAGGCGGTGGCCCAGCAGGTCGCCGACCACGTCTTCGCGACCGCGCCGGCCGACATCGAGGCGCTCCTCGGCTCCGAGATCGAGCCGGGCAAGACCGTCCAGGTGCTGGTCGACGAGGCCAACGCCACCCTGGGCGAGAAGATCGTGCTGGACCGCTTCGCGCGGCTGACCGGCGGCTATGTGGCCAGCTACCTGCACCGCACCAGCCCCGACCTGCCCCCGCAGGTGGGCGTGTTGGTCCAGCTGGACGGCGAGAACGCCGAGGTCGCCAAGGATCTCGCGCAGCACATCGCCGCCTTCGCGCCGCGCTTCCTGAGCCGCGACGAGGTGCCCGCCGACGTGGTGGAGAACGAGCGCCGCATCGCCGAGGCCACCGCGCGCGAGGAGGGCAAGCCGGAGGCCGCCCTCTCCAGGATCGTGGACGGCCGGATCAACGGCTTCTTCAAGGAGCACGTGGTGGTGGACCAGCCGTTCGCCAAGGACAACAAGAAGTCGGTGCAGAAGATCCTGACCGAGGCCGGCGTCAGCCTCCAGGGCTTCGCGCGCTTCCGCGTCGGGGCCTGATCCGGCGCTACGCGACGTCCCGGGACGCGCCGTCCGCCGCACGGCGGACGGTACCCGGCTATTGTCGGGCGGAAGGCCGTCCGGCCGCGCGACGCTTCGCGACGACCGGGGCGACCGCAGTTGTGACGAGGAGGCCATTGCCGGGCAGGGGAACCGTAAGGTCCGCTGGCAGTGGCCTCCTTGGCGTGTGCACGAGGAGAGTTCCATGAACCAGGACGACAACAAACCCCGCCGATTTCTGCTGAAGCTGTCGGGTGAGGCATTCGCGGGCGGCGGTGGGCTCGGTGTCGATCCCGATGTCGTGCACAAGATGGCCAGAGAGATCGCGGCCGTGGTGCGCGACGGTGCGCAGATCGCGGTGGTGATCGGCGGCGGGAACTTCTTCCGTGGCGCCGAGCTGCAGCAGCGCGGGATGGACCGGGCGCGCTCCGACTACATGGGGATGCTGGGCACGGTGATGAACTGCCTGGCCCTCCAGGACTTCCTGGAGAAGGAGGGCATCGACTCCCGGGTGCAGACCGCCATCACCATGGGGCAGGTCGCGGAGCCGTACATTCCGCTGCGCGCCGTGCGGCACTTGGAGAAGGGGCGCGTCGTGATCTTCGGCGCCGGCATGGGCATGCCCTACTTCTCCACCGACACCACGGCCGCCCAACGGGCCCTGGAGATCCATGCCGAGGCGCTGCTGATGGGAAAGAACGGGGTGGACGGGGTGTACGACTCCGATCCGGCCCGCAACGCGGACGCGGTGAAGTTCGACGCGCTGGACTACGGCGAGGTGATCACCCGGGATCTCCGGGTGGCCGACTCCACCGCGATCACCCTGTGCCGGGACAACCAACTGCCGATTCTTGTCTTCGAACTGCTCGCGGAGGGCAATATCGCCCGTGCGGTAAAGGGTGAGAAGATCGGCACGCTCGTCAACAGCCAGGGCCAGCGGGCCTGACGGCCCGTCACGCCCCCACACATCGAACCAGGAGCACGTGGTGATCGAAGAAGCCCTCCTCGAAGCCGAGGAGAAGATGGAGAAGGCGGTCGTGGTCGTCAAGGAGGATCTGGCGGCGATCCGCACCGGCCGAGCCCACCCGGCGATGTTCAACAAGATCGTGGCCGAGTACTACGGCACCATGACCCCGATCAACCAGCTGGCGTCGTTCTCCGTGCCGGAGGCGCGGATGGCGGTGGTGACCCCGTTCGACAAGAGCGCGCTGCGCAATATCGAGCAGGCGATCCGGGATTCGGATCTGGGGGTCAACCCGACCAACGACGGTCATATCATCCGCGTGGTCTTCCCCGATCTGACGGAGGAGCGCCGCCGGGAGTACATCAAGGTCGCCAAGACCAAGGGCGAGGACGCCAAGATCTCCATTCGCGGGGTGCGGCGCAAGGCCAAGGAACTGATCGACAAGGCGATCAAGGACGGCGACGTCGGCGAGGACGAGGGCCGGCGCGGTGAGAAGGAGTTGGACGAGACCACCGCCAAGCATGTGGCGCAGGTCGACGAGTTGCTCAAGCACAAGGAAGCCGAGCTGCTCGAAGTCTGACCGATCGGGTGTGAAACGGGCTCAGTTGCGAGCACGACCGATCAGGACCGAGAAAGACGCTGTCATCCGTGAATGAATCAACCCGGGGGTCGTCCCCGGCCACCGGGCAGTCGCCGCCGGCCAGGCCCCCCGGCCCTCCGCAGCGGAAGCGCGCGGGCCGCGACCTCCGCGCCGCCGTGGCGGTGGGGGTGGCGCTCGGCGCGGTCGTGCTGGCCGTGCTCTTCGCCTACAAGCCGGCCTTCCTCGTGGTGATAGCCGCAGCCGTGGTCGTCGGCCTGTGGGAGCTGTCCACCCGCCTCGCCGAGCGCAAGCAACTGCGGGTGCCGCTGCCCCCGTTGGCCGCGGGCGGGGTGGCCATGGTGGTCGCCGGCTATCTTGAGGGCGCCGAGGGCGCCTGGTCCGCCATGGCGCTGACGGTGCTGGCGGTGTTGCTCTGGCGCATGTTCCAGTCCCCTGAGAACTATCTGCGGGATGTCACTGCCGGGGTCTTCGCCGCCTTCTATGTGCCGTTCCTGGCGACCTTTGTCGCGCTGATGCTGGCCGCGGACGACGGACACCGGCGGGTGCTGGTCTTCATACTTCTCACCGTGGTCAGCGACACCGGCGCCTACGCGGTGGGCTGGCGGTTCGGCCGGAGGAAGCTGGCGCCCAGGATCAGCCCGGGGAAGACGCGTGAGGGGCTGGCCGGCGCGGTGCTCTTCGCCACGGTGGCCGGCGCGGTGTCCATGGCGACGCTGATCGACGACGGCACCTGGTGGCAGGGCGTGCTGCTCGGTCTCGGGGTCGCCATCAGCGCGACCCTGGGGGACTTGGGCGAGTCGATGATCAAGCGTGACCTGGGCATCAAGGACATGGGCACGCTGCTGCCAGGACACGGCGGGATCATGGACCGCCTGGACTCTTTGCTGCCCACGGCGCCCGTCGCCTGGCTCCTGCTGCTGGTCTTCGTCGGCGCCGGCTGAGGCGGCACCGGGCGCCCATGTCCTGGCCCCGGTGGCCCGGTCGGCGCCCGGCCTGAGTCTGCGACACTGGAGGCATCATGCCTGTACCAGGAGAACTCACCTTCGTCGCGCCGCGTGGGGCCAAGAAGCCGCCCCGGCACCTCGCCGATCTCACCCC
This region includes:
- the rpsB gene encoding 30S ribosomal protein S2 yields the protein MAVVTMRELLESGVHFGHQTRRWNPKMKRFIFTERNGIYIIDLLQSLSYIDRAYEFVKETVAHGGTVMFVGTKKQAQQAIAEQATRVGMPYVNQRWLGGMLTNFSTVHKRLQRLKELEQIDFEDVAASGLTKKELLVLSREKAKLEKTLGGIREMQKVPSAVWIVDTKKEHIAVGEARKLNIPVVAILDTNCDPDEVDYKIPGNDDAIRSVTLLTRVIADGVAEGLIARSGASQAKDGEKPAGEPLPEWERELLTGAEEKAEEKPAEAPAEASAEAEAPAAEAAPAVAEPVAEAAPAAEGEPAAEAQPAGESA
- a CDS encoding YraN family protein, with product MNQRGALGRFGEDLAVRRLRRSGMTVLERNWRCSAGEIDIVAADRSAGPALVVCEVKTRRARGFQHPMAGLSPSQARRLRALAQRWLCERWLAAHPAPPPGGVRIDLIGVLLPERGAARVEHVRGVA
- a CDS encoding phosphatidate cytidylyltransferase, which gives rise to MNESTRGSSPATGQSPPARPPGPPQRKRAGRDLRAAVAVGVALGAVVLAVLFAYKPAFLVVIAAAVVVGLWELSTRLAERKQLRVPLPPLAAGGVAMVVAGYLEGAEGAWSAMALTVLAVLLWRMFQSPENYLRDVTAGVFAAFYVPFLATFVALMLAADDGHRRVLVFILLTVVSDTGAYAVGWRFGRRKLAPRISPGKTREGLAGAVLFATVAGAVSMATLIDDGTWWQGVLLGLGVAISATLGDLGESMIKRDLGIKDMGTLLPGHGGIMDRLDSLLPTAPVAWLLLLVFVGAG
- the tsf gene encoding translation elongation factor Ts; translated protein: MANFTAADVKKLRELSGAGMMDCKKALDEAEGDVTKAVEILRVKGQKGVAKRESRTAENGAVVVVLADDNASGVLVELKCETDFVAKGDKFQAVAQQVADHVFATAPADIEALLGSEIEPGKTVQVLVDEANATLGEKIVLDRFARLTGGYVASYLHRTSPDLPPQVGVLVQLDGENAEVAKDLAQHIAAFAPRFLSRDEVPADVVENERRIAEATAREEGKPEAALSRIVDGRINGFFKEHVVVDQPFAKDNKKSVQKILTEAGVSLQGFARFRVGA
- a CDS encoding YifB family Mg chelatase-like AAA ATPase, whose translation is MAFARTCAVALVGVEGVVVEVQADLEPGVAAFSLVGLADKSLSESRDRVRAAVVNSGTAWPQKKLTVGLSPAAVPKCGSGFDLAVACAVLAAAERIDPRSIADVMMIGELGLDGRVRPVRGVLPAVLTAAGAGYRQVVVPEQTVAEAALVPEVAVLGVRSLRQLIALLSDEPVPDEPVEEEPAGSRLPLGSGWGQPPAGDLFSPLPDGRTPDLAEVSGQSLARKALEVAAAGRHHLLLKGAPGAGKTMLAERLPGLLPPLTRQESLEVSAVHSVSGSLPTGRPLIDRPPYCSPHHSASMPALVGGGSGVPRPGAISLAHHGVLFLDEAAEMSSQALDALRQPLESGCVVVARAAGVVRMPARVLLVMATNPCPCGRHGSPLGDCECLPSTVRRYRARLSGPLLDRVDLRVPVEPVSRAELIAPACGGESTARVAGRVLAARARAAARFADTPWRTNSEVPGHELRTRWAPSPGALDRAERDMDRGLLTARGLDRVLRVAWTVADLAEHDRPSALDVDAALELRTGVRRGSGLAGSLS
- the frr gene encoding ribosome recycling factor, with product MIEEALLEAEEKMEKAVVVVKEDLAAIRTGRAHPAMFNKIVAEYYGTMTPINQLASFSVPEARMAVVTPFDKSALRNIEQAIRDSDLGVNPTNDGHIIRVVFPDLTEERRREYIKVAKTKGEDAKISIRGVRRKAKELIDKAIKDGDVGEDEGRRGEKELDETTAKHVAQVDELLKHKEAELLEV
- the pyrH gene encoding UMP kinase; its protein translation is MNQDDNKPRRFLLKLSGEAFAGGGGLGVDPDVVHKMAREIAAVVRDGAQIAVVIGGGNFFRGAELQQRGMDRARSDYMGMLGTVMNCLALQDFLEKEGIDSRVQTAITMGQVAEPYIPLRAVRHLEKGRVVIFGAGMGMPYFSTDTTAAQRALEIHAEALLMGKNGVDGVYDSDPARNADAVKFDALDYGEVITRDLRVADSTAITLCRDNQLPILVFELLAEGNIARAVKGEKIGTLVNSQGQRA